A region from the Desulfurobacteriaceae bacterium genome encodes:
- a CDS encoding phospholipase D family protein, with amino-acid sequence MKKLLVLFSLFFLISCSQESKSIESGKDIVINAYFSPRGGCTKAIISEIENAKKTIDVAIYSFTSKPILRALIKAHE; translated from the coding sequence ATGAAGAAACTTTTAGTCTTGTTTAGTCTTTTCTTTTTAATTTCTTGCAGTCAAGAGAGTAAAAGTATAGAGTCTGGAAAAGATATTGTCATTAATGCTTACTTTTCCCCTAGGGGTGGATGTACAAAAGCTATTATTTCAGAAATAGAAAATGCGAAAAAGACTATAGATGTAGCTATATACTCTTTTACCAGTAAACCGATACTAAGGGCTTTAATTAAAGCCCATGAAAG